One Fuerstiella marisgermanici DNA window includes the following coding sequences:
- a CDS encoding 3-hydroxyacyl-CoA dehydrogenase NAD-binding domain-containing protein — protein MISKVANHFRMEEDNGVVTVWIDVAGSSMNVFNSSVIERLEDVVTELESSTADAVIFRSAKPSGFFAGADVKQIAQLSGREEVSAVVARGQKLFARIERLPMPTIAAIHGPCLGGGLEFALACSQRIALDSSATRLGLPEVQLGLIPGWGGSQRLPKRIGLIAALPMILQGKKLTAAQALKAGLIHAVAKEADWEATLSRRSTFSKPANGLRRRLEDSYLGRWFILRTAEKKIARDSKNYPALAAALTAVRAGFDRRCDGFAVERDEFTKLIETPTCRNLLTLFLWREEARNLNFRSSTSLRREDSTADSRPRFERQMAESHDWQNMAEVSGGGADGHDEPAADGRTSRLGEVDQQKLRTIGIIGAGAMGAGIGQLAALKGYDVVFKELNRELADAGMARVTRLLDDMVAKRRLSKSEYDAALARVQATNNFEDMADCDLVIEAVVEKMDVKRAVFASLAAVLKPHAVIVSNTSALSIGEMAAATSRPDRVAGLHFFNPVHRMDLVEVVRAKDTSDDTVMMLLKLVKTLGKTPIVTSDSPGFLVNRVLFPYIGEAVRMVMEGHSPRELDREIKKFGMPMGPIELVDHVGLDVAWHVAGTLEHVLPESGDVIRFLGNMVARGWMGKKSGRGFYDYIEGKRGDAADLSALLSSAHVPTENKPGGVRPFEDSDVQRPNIGAFLDDRLSDIQRRLVYPMINEVGFCMQDEVVAKSWMADLAMILGTGFAPFRGGPMTLAESIGPQTLRNNLNVLAARHGERFKPSAWLVAAGRPSRETNSQQRQEGVNGTV, from the coding sequence ATGATCAGTAAAGTAGCCAACCATTTTCGAATGGAAGAAGACAACGGCGTCGTCACTGTGTGGATCGATGTCGCTGGCAGTTCAATGAACGTGTTCAACAGTTCTGTGATCGAACGGTTGGAAGACGTGGTGACCGAGCTGGAATCGTCAACAGCCGACGCTGTGATTTTCCGCAGTGCCAAACCTTCCGGATTTTTTGCCGGCGCCGACGTGAAGCAGATTGCACAGCTATCGGGCCGCGAGGAAGTCAGTGCGGTGGTCGCTCGTGGACAGAAGTTGTTTGCTCGGATTGAGCGACTACCAATGCCGACCATCGCTGCGATTCACGGGCCGTGTTTGGGAGGCGGGCTGGAGTTCGCGCTGGCGTGTTCACAGCGCATCGCGCTGGATAGCTCTGCGACTCGCCTTGGACTGCCGGAAGTACAGTTGGGCCTGATTCCCGGTTGGGGGGGATCTCAGCGTTTGCCGAAACGCATCGGACTGATCGCGGCTTTGCCGATGATTCTGCAGGGGAAAAAACTGACCGCTGCCCAGGCACTAAAGGCGGGGTTAATCCATGCCGTCGCGAAAGAAGCAGACTGGGAGGCGACCCTTTCGCGTCGTTCGACCTTCTCAAAACCAGCGAATGGACTGCGCCGTCGCCTTGAAGATTCGTATCTCGGCCGGTGGTTTATTCTGAGAACGGCTGAGAAAAAAATCGCACGTGATTCGAAGAACTACCCCGCGTTAGCAGCGGCGTTAACAGCCGTGAGAGCGGGCTTTGACCGGCGATGCGACGGATTCGCCGTTGAACGCGATGAGTTTACAAAACTGATCGAAACGCCGACCTGTCGCAATCTGCTGACTCTGTTCCTCTGGCGAGAAGAAGCACGCAATTTGAACTTCCGGAGCTCAACGTCTTTGCGGCGCGAAGACAGCACTGCTGATTCTCGTCCACGCTTTGAGCGTCAGATGGCGGAGTCACACGACTGGCAGAATATGGCAGAAGTGTCAGGTGGGGGCGCTGACGGACACGATGAGCCCGCCGCTGACGGTCGAACGAGTCGGCTTGGAGAAGTTGATCAACAAAAGCTGCGGACCATCGGCATCATTGGTGCTGGAGCCATGGGTGCTGGCATCGGTCAATTGGCTGCGTTGAAAGGCTACGACGTCGTCTTCAAGGAACTCAACCGCGAACTGGCCGATGCCGGGATGGCTCGCGTGACCAGGCTACTCGACGACATGGTCGCGAAGCGGCGGTTGTCGAAGAGCGAGTATGATGCAGCGCTGGCTCGGGTGCAGGCGACGAATAACTTCGAAGACATGGCCGACTGCGATTTGGTGATTGAAGCGGTCGTCGAAAAGATGGATGTCAAACGTGCCGTGTTCGCGTCTCTGGCTGCAGTGCTGAAACCTCATGCCGTGATTGTGTCCAACACGTCCGCGTTGTCGATTGGTGAGATGGCGGCGGCAACAAGCCGGCCCGATCGAGTAGCCGGGTTGCACTTCTTTAACCCTGTGCATCGCATGGACCTGGTTGAAGTTGTGCGAGCAAAAGACACCAGCGACGACACGGTGATGATGCTGTTGAAACTGGTGAAGACGCTGGGCAAGACGCCAATCGTGACCAGTGACTCGCCAGGATTTCTGGTGAATCGCGTATTGTTCCCGTACATCGGCGAAGCTGTGCGGATGGTGATGGAAGGTCATTCGCCCCGCGAACTGGATCGCGAGATCAAGAAGTTTGGCATGCCGATGGGCCCGATCGAGCTGGTCGACCATGTTGGCTTGGACGTGGCATGGCACGTAGCGGGAACACTCGAACATGTGTTGCCGGAATCCGGTGACGTAATTCGTTTTCTGGGGAACATGGTGGCTCGCGGCTGGATGGGGAAAAAGTCGGGACGCGGGTTCTACGACTACATTGAAGGAAAACGGGGAGACGCGGCCGATCTTTCAGCGCTGCTAAGTTCGGCACATGTACCCACGGAAAATAAGCCAGGCGGCGTGCGGCCGTTTGAAGACAGTGATGTCCAGCGGCCCAACATTGGCGCGTTTCTGGATGACCGGTTGAGTGATATTCAGCGTCGTCTTGTGTACCCGATGATCAACGAAGTTGGATTCTGTATGCAGGACGAAGTTGTGGCCAAATCCTGGATGGCGGATCTGGCGATGATTCTTGGGACTGGGTTTGCTCCGTTTCGAGGTGGGCCAATGACTCTGGCAGAATCGATCGGGCCGCAAACGTTACGAAACAACCTTAATGTGTTGGCGGCAAGGCACGGAGAACGATTCAAGCCATCGGCATGGCTGGTCGCTGCAGGCCGCCCGTCACGCGAAACAAATTCGCAGCAACGCCAGGAAGGCGTCAATGGGACTGTTTAA
- a CDS encoding acyl-CoA dehydrogenase family protein: MSIDIKDIAPENEPQRSGDVSFAETALRLGGKSAEEARRTGVLDSADDQVETMFAERYRTNASPVHRAVWERRVPTDLFHMDLPPITDDVRQMINDSLHVVRKHKREGTLYNELGKLTDTVLDDLGHAGYWGALVEKRYGGCGLPFQHFAAFLTRMATIEPTVAGLASVHGCIGAVDPVRTFGTAAQKERYLPLLASGRRLSAFALTEPGAGSDLTALKTTAALDGDHYVVNGEKLFITNAVPGRTIGLVCLIDGKPAVLVADLPEEQNDSFRLNEYGLYALRRAHNNGLIFKNFRVPKDNLLTPPVGDGLTIAYHGLNLGRVALCANAAGTMRTMLASILPWAKFRETYGQPIANRELVQRRVGHMAGLIVGCDALVQWCGGLIDQGYRGEMECIIAKIFGSEAQKEAAIELFMKTHGGRSFIRGHLFGDNVHEFLAPCIYEGEGEMLGMAFFKSLVKQHGKDYFESIGRILYDAGIKQPNLANPAHLWKLRAPMTAYAKWYAGRRLLGVSRDSLAALPGDLRKHAEFARDFLSGSAFDISAMMRTYQLKLADRQCSMAQASLAVQDAVTILVTALHGAKSDCEITRAAASVLCTHLKHRMLGTKPNGRDFRRVTSLGEAIAESGWAALHDVDAEEVLMRY; this comes from the coding sequence ATGAGCATCGATATCAAAGACATTGCACCGGAAAACGAACCGCAGCGTTCTGGCGACGTATCGTTCGCTGAAACGGCGTTGCGACTCGGCGGGAAGTCTGCTGAGGAGGCTCGGCGGACGGGCGTGCTGGATTCGGCCGATGATCAGGTCGAAACGATGTTCGCGGAACGCTATCGCACCAATGCCAGCCCTGTGCATCGAGCCGTCTGGGAACGCCGCGTGCCCACGGATCTGTTTCACATGGATCTGCCGCCGATCACCGACGATGTCAGGCAGATGATCAACGACAGCCTGCACGTCGTGCGCAAACATAAACGTGAAGGGACGCTTTACAATGAGCTTGGAAAGCTGACTGACACCGTGCTGGATGATCTCGGCCACGCCGGCTACTGGGGCGCACTTGTCGAAAAACGATACGGCGGCTGCGGGCTTCCATTCCAGCACTTTGCCGCCTTCCTGACTCGCATGGCCACCATCGAACCAACCGTTGCCGGCCTGGCGTCGGTCCACGGGTGCATCGGCGCGGTTGATCCGGTTCGTACGTTTGGCACGGCGGCTCAGAAAGAACGATACCTGCCACTGCTCGCCAGTGGGCGTCGGTTAAGTGCCTTCGCGCTGACCGAACCGGGCGCGGGTTCTGACCTGACCGCGTTAAAAACCACTGCCGCGCTGGATGGTGATCACTATGTGGTTAACGGTGAAAAACTATTCATCACGAACGCAGTTCCGGGGCGCACGATCGGACTCGTTTGCCTGATTGATGGCAAGCCAGCGGTTCTGGTGGCCGACCTTCCTGAAGAACAGAACGATTCGTTCCGCCTGAACGAATATGGGCTGTACGCGTTGCGGCGAGCCCACAACAACGGGCTGATCTTCAAGAACTTCCGCGTTCCGAAGGACAACCTTTTAACGCCACCGGTTGGCGACGGCTTGACGATTGCGTATCACGGTTTGAATCTGGGGCGAGTCGCTTTGTGTGCCAACGCGGCAGGGACGATGCGAACCATGCTGGCCAGCATTTTGCCGTGGGCAAAGTTCCGCGAAACGTACGGGCAGCCGATCGCCAACCGTGAACTGGTGCAGCGGCGAGTCGGCCATATGGCCGGTTTGATCGTCGGCTGTGATGCTCTGGTGCAATGGTGCGGCGGGCTGATCGACCAGGGTTATCGTGGAGAAATGGAATGTATCATCGCCAAGATCTTCGGCAGTGAAGCTCAGAAAGAAGCGGCCATTGAACTGTTCATGAAGACTCATGGCGGCCGGTCGTTTATTCGCGGCCATCTGTTCGGCGATAACGTGCATGAATTCCTGGCTCCATGCATTTACGAGGGTGAAGGCGAAATGCTGGGCATGGCGTTCTTCAAGTCGCTGGTGAAGCAGCACGGCAAGGATTACTTCGAATCCATCGGCCGCATTCTGTACGACGCGGGTATCAAACAGCCGAACCTGGCCAACCCAGCTCATCTGTGGAAACTGCGTGCTCCGATGACAGCGTACGCGAAGTGGTACGCGGGACGACGTCTGCTGGGCGTATCGCGAGATTCGTTGGCCGCTTTGCCGGGCGACCTTCGGAAGCATGCGGAATTTGCGCGGGACTTCCTGAGTGGTTCGGCGTTCGACATCAGTGCGATGATGAGAACTTATCAACTGAAGCTGGCGGATCGTCAGTGCAGCATGGCTCAGGCCTCACTGGCGGTGCAGGACGCGGTGACGATTTTGGTGACGGCACTGCATGGGGCAAAATCGGATTGCGAGATTACTCGCGCTGCCGCTTCGGTGCTGTGTACTCATCTGAAACACCGCATGTTAGGCACAAAGCCGAATGGTCGAGACTTCCGACGCGTAACTTCGCTGGGCGAAGCGATCGCGGAAAGCGGCTGGGCAGCGTTGCACGATGTCGATGCAGAAGAAGTGCTGATGCGGTATTAG
- a CDS encoding patatin-like phospholipase family protein — protein sequence MIAANHNQKAVLALGGGGARGVAHLGVIEVLRQVPIDIERFVGVSIGSLAGALCAVDDDCDRVQLKVVEYLMSEAFQQKQAELFLAAPEADEPAVSGLFAWYYQVRKFIGARRKLAQLFSKPALLEASVMQDVVDALIPDIDIQDTTIPISIVALDLYSGKKVVLTEGSLKLAVMASAAIPGVFPPVKWDNMLLCDVGMMDAVPSKIAKSYGSPLTIAVDVSGTVEPIDKCETAGDIFVRLYDIGEPLVREYTRGMADLLICPNVSHMPWYDFSDPSALIQLGREATRIRLEEESMDFRELLKPVRL from the coding sequence ATGATTGCAGCAAACCACAATCAGAAAGCGGTCCTCGCTCTGGGTGGCGGGGGAGCTCGCGGGGTGGCTCACCTGGGAGTCATCGAAGTGCTTCGCCAGGTGCCGATCGATATTGAACGCTTTGTTGGTGTCAGTATCGGAAGCCTGGCCGGTGCGCTGTGCGCGGTGGACGACGACTGTGACCGCGTGCAGCTGAAGGTCGTGGAGTACCTGATGTCGGAGGCGTTTCAGCAGAAACAGGCGGAACTGTTTCTGGCGGCGCCCGAAGCAGATGAGCCAGCGGTTTCAGGCCTGTTTGCGTGGTATTACCAGGTGCGCAAGTTCATTGGTGCTCGACGGAAGCTGGCGCAGTTGTTCAGCAAGCCAGCTCTTCTGGAAGCGAGCGTCATGCAGGACGTCGTCGATGCGCTGATTCCCGACATCGACATTCAGGACACCACGATTCCCATCAGTATCGTGGCTCTGGATCTGTATTCCGGAAAGAAGGTGGTCTTAACCGAAGGTTCGCTAAAGCTGGCCGTGATGGCGTCGGCTGCAATTCCGGGCGTCTTTCCACCCGTGAAGTGGGATAACATGTTGCTGTGCGACGTCGGAATGATGGATGCCGTGCCCTCAAAAATTGCGAAGTCGTACGGTAGTCCTCTCACAATTGCCGTGGATGTCAGCGGGACCGTGGAACCGATCGATAAGTGCGAAACGGCGGGTGATATCTTCGTTCGCCTGTACGACATCGGCGAACCATTGGTGCGCGAGTACACTCGCGGGATGGCCGATTTGTTGATCTGTCCCAATGTGTCTCACATGCCGTGGTACGATTTTTCTGATCCTTCAGCGCTGATTCAGCTGGGGCGTGAAGCGACAAGGATTCGACTTGAAGAAGAATCGATGGATTTCCGAGAATTGCTGAAGCCGGTCCGGTTATAA
- a CDS encoding segregation and condensation protein A, with the protein MNLAEYRVDLRQYGGPLDLLLYLVRRHELDVCQISLAKVTRDFQSYMEVLELLDLDLMGEFVVIASTLLEVKSREVLPRPEEVVADDEIEESSSDLIGQLLQYKRYKEAAKSLDERASEWLERYPRLSDDRPDQKRDSSIDRIREVELWDLVSALARIVRLPEVAKETSIRMDETPIGVHQDRIRKRLATEEQVAFSSFFENEKLQSRIVGIFQAILELIRHENYRAQQPELYGEIWVLPPAEQSSQSDDGTSE; encoded by the coding sequence ATGAATCTTGCGGAATATCGTGTCGATCTGCGTCAGTACGGCGGGCCGCTGGATCTGTTGTTGTACCTGGTGCGACGTCACGAGCTGGATGTATGCCAGATTTCACTGGCAAAGGTCACGCGAGACTTCCAGAGCTACATGGAAGTGCTGGAGTTGCTGGATCTTGATCTGATGGGCGAGTTTGTCGTCATCGCCAGCACGCTGCTCGAAGTCAAATCACGCGAGGTTCTGCCGCGTCCGGAAGAAGTTGTCGCGGACGACGAAATCGAAGAATCCAGCAGCGACCTGATCGGTCAGTTGCTGCAATACAAGCGCTACAAAGAAGCGGCGAAGTCACTGGACGAGCGAGCGTCCGAATGGCTGGAACGTTACCCGCGGCTTAGCGATGATCGCCCTGATCAAAAGCGTGACAGCTCAATCGACCGCATTCGTGAAGTCGAATTGTGGGACCTTGTCAGCGCGTTGGCTCGCATTGTGCGGCTGCCGGAAGTGGCAAAAGAGACCAGCATCCGCATGGATGAAACGCCGATCGGTGTCCACCAGGACCGCATTCGAAAACGGCTGGCAACGGAAGAACAAGTGGCCTTCAGTTCGTTCTTCGAAAACGAAAAACTTCAGTCCCGCATCGTGGGCATCTTTCAGGCCATCCTGGAGCTCATCCGGCACGAAAACTATCGAGCTCAGCAGCCCGAACTTTACGGAGAAATCTGGGTGCTGCCGCCCGCCGAGCAGTCCTCGCAATCCGACGACGGAACCAGCGAGTGA
- a CDS encoding sodium:solute symporter family transporter, translating to MMANLISLQSLTEIPTLAAAGTAALVTFLLYTLAVFGLAALSSQLLKNRSFLNEYFLGSRSLGVWALALTFAATSASGGSFTGFPSLIYMHGWVLALWIGSYMIFPICTMGLMGKRINQVARKTGAITVPDIFRDRFQMPQFSIMATLLIVFFTCVNLVAQFKAGSMILQTLLGDNELYQWARTSVGVFLASNSMMSGLDPGYVLCLLAFGVAVVIYTTWGGFHAVVWTDVMQGVVMVAGVVIMLPLAISQVGGMQHATEQLAAMVPPHQAEIVIEVDQAATDVPAGTWLQTDDSPPRIFRTGTTVAFPEPGSATVSAIEIVDAGDKSRIRESKVDVVVNTEVRIQAVNESTAAAFPPDDQPGGFVTAPGAHSTELSGFLPMSLAFSMFFYWAISGTGQPSSMVRLMAFNNTRTLRISIATVAVYFSFIYFPLVVIFCCARLLLPGMEVESDRIMPQMAVTLTENIGAGWLAGLLVAAPFAAVMSTVDSFLLMISSSVVRDIYQRNINPDASQKTLQRMSYTVTLVIGTGVVIAAMNPPDILQYVIVYVGSGLAACFLAPMAFALYWKRTTAAGAMASMAAGFFSHLALYIVGAFMHDAGFKKPWRPFELDPVVVGIGVSFLAGYVVSKMTPAPPRELVLKYFYTSRSDKPEQAEGRAAD from the coding sequence ATGATGGCCAACCTGATTTCACTGCAATCACTGACAGAAATTCCAACACTGGCCGCAGCCGGAACGGCCGCACTGGTCACATTTTTGCTGTACACGCTGGCTGTGTTTGGACTGGCAGCACTGTCCAGTCAGCTGCTGAAGAATCGCAGCTTCCTAAACGAATACTTCCTCGGCAGCCGCAGCCTGGGCGTATGGGCCCTCGCGCTGACATTTGCTGCAACCAGTGCTTCGGGTGGGTCGTTTACGGGGTTCCCGTCGCTGATCTACATGCACGGCTGGGTCCTCGCGCTGTGGATCGGCAGCTATATGATTTTTCCCATCTGCACGATGGGGCTGATGGGAAAACGCATCAACCAGGTGGCTCGAAAGACCGGCGCGATCACGGTGCCCGACATTTTTCGCGACCGATTTCAGATGCCCCAGTTTTCGATCATGGCGACACTGCTGATTGTCTTCTTCACGTGTGTGAATCTGGTGGCTCAATTCAAAGCCGGCAGCATGATTCTGCAAACGTTGCTGGGAGATAACGAACTCTACCAGTGGGCTCGCACAAGTGTCGGGGTCTTTTTGGCGTCCAACAGCATGATGTCCGGACTGGATCCCGGTTACGTCTTGTGCCTGCTGGCATTCGGCGTTGCCGTCGTTATCTACACGACGTGGGGCGGCTTCCACGCGGTCGTCTGGACCGATGTGATGCAGGGTGTTGTTATGGTGGCGGGAGTCGTCATCATGCTGCCGCTGGCGATTTCTCAGGTCGGTGGAATGCAACACGCCACTGAACAACTGGCCGCGATGGTTCCCCCTCATCAGGCGGAAATTGTTATCGAAGTCGACCAGGCAGCCACAGACGTGCCTGCAGGCACATGGCTGCAAACAGATGACAGCCCGCCACGTATCTTCCGAACAGGAACAACAGTCGCTTTCCCTGAACCAGGCTCAGCAACTGTCAGCGCCATCGAAATTGTTGACGCTGGCGACAAGTCGCGCATTCGCGAAAGCAAGGTAGATGTCGTCGTCAACACGGAAGTGCGGATTCAGGCTGTGAACGAATCAACCGCAGCCGCATTCCCCCCGGACGACCAACCGGGCGGGTTCGTGACGGCACCGGGCGCTCATTCGACGGAGCTGAGTGGATTTCTCCCGATGAGTCTCGCGTTTTCGATGTTCTTCTACTGGGCCATCTCGGGTACCGGACAGCCCAGCAGCATGGTCCGCCTGATGGCGTTTAACAACACTCGCACGTTGCGAATTTCGATCGCAACCGTCGCTGTGTACTTCTCTTTCATCTATTTTCCGTTGGTGGTCATTTTCTGCTGTGCTCGACTGCTTCTGCCCGGCATGGAGGTGGAATCCGATCGCATAATGCCTCAGATGGCCGTCACCCTCACAGAAAATATCGGAGCGGGTTGGTTGGCCGGACTGTTGGTGGCCGCTCCGTTTGCGGCGGTGATGTCGACCGTCGACAGTTTCCTGCTGATGATTTCGTCGTCTGTCGTTCGCGATATCTATCAACGCAACATTAATCCGGACGCTTCTCAGAAGACGCTGCAACGGATGAGTTACACGGTGACGTTGGTGATCGGTACGGGCGTGGTGATTGCGGCCATGAATCCTCCCGACATTCTGCAATACGTGATCGTCTACGTTGGCAGTGGTCTCGCCGCCTGTTTTCTGGCACCGATGGCATTTGCCCTGTACTGGAAGCGAACAACCGCTGCCGGAGCGATGGCCAGCATGGCCGCCGGATTCTTCAGCCATCTCGCGCTGTACATCGTGGGAGCGTTCATGCACGACGCCGGTTTCAAAAAGCCGTGGCGGCCGTTTGAACTGGACCCGGTCGTGGTCGGCATCGGCGTCTCGTTTCTGGCCGGCTACGTCGTGTCAAAAATGACACCGGCGCCGCCACGAGAACTCGTTCTCAAGTACTTCTACACAAGCCGATCCGATAAGCCTGAACAGGCGGAGGGCAGGGCGGCAGACTAA
- a CDS encoding vWA domain-containing protein: MSAIEANSPLQAEEPVVDGGVWGFLYDMPAWGISLVVHVGILLALMSITYVIETQRELEITSTITPEEVRQEEYVIDTEVTEEIGSKSDLNITGPSMAAAQNAGYDNHREEQERIEENIMDVRVQTPVSLPTPNEAEMMESIDLTGTTEHAGGTDGAIDRIVQEIAASLRQRKTLVVWLLDESASMQDRREAVAKRFRGIYQQLGQLDIGADVALRTGIISYGKDVHVLQKEPTGDLDLLMKAVESVQNDPSGLENVFTAVNEALRVYGRERKKMNAEMMLILVTDERGDDYHLLEDTVRRCAREGVKSYCVGNASVFGREKGFVHFKWEADGEQFEGDLPADMGPETVAAEGLQLPFWTASARGLERMSSGYGPYTLSRLCAETGGVFFLAEDGNRRKWDPTIMRQYTPDYRPLKDYQQQLSTNAAKAALVNAAKQTLLDGDDIPVPRLWFQANDDNILRRQITEAQKPLATMDYYVKELQKILEVGEKDRDKLDSDRWRASYDLAMGRVLAMRVRAFGYNAMLAEMKSNPKSFEQAGNNRWILQPAEDVNAGATVRRLHKKATEYLTRVISEHPGTPWAFLASVELGDPLGWEWKESKMQIAANDMNGNNANRPQFSPEEERERQDRRRREEKKRASQPKL, encoded by the coding sequence TTGAGTGCCATCGAAGCAAATTCACCGCTGCAGGCTGAAGAGCCGGTCGTCGATGGCGGCGTCTGGGGGTTCCTGTACGACATGCCCGCCTGGGGCATTAGCCTGGTCGTGCATGTGGGCATTCTGCTTGCGCTGATGAGCATCACGTATGTGATTGAAACTCAGCGAGAACTGGAGATCACGTCGACGATCACTCCGGAAGAAGTTCGGCAGGAAGAGTATGTGATCGATACTGAGGTCACTGAAGAAATCGGCAGCAAAAGCGATCTAAACATCACTGGCCCGTCGATGGCGGCCGCCCAAAACGCGGGCTACGACAACCATCGCGAAGAACAGGAACGCATCGAAGAAAATATCATGGACGTTCGCGTCCAGACTCCCGTTTCCCTGCCGACGCCTAACGAGGCGGAAATGATGGAGTCGATCGATCTGACAGGCACCACCGAACACGCTGGTGGAACCGATGGCGCGATCGATCGTATCGTGCAGGAGATTGCGGCGTCACTTCGGCAACGGAAGACTCTGGTCGTCTGGCTGTTGGACGAATCGGCATCCATGCAGGATCGTCGCGAAGCCGTGGCGAAACGCTTTCGAGGCATCTATCAGCAACTCGGTCAGCTGGATATCGGTGCTGACGTCGCCTTGCGAACAGGCATTATCAGCTACGGCAAGGATGTCCATGTGCTACAGAAAGAGCCGACCGGCGATCTGGATTTGCTGATGAAAGCCGTCGAGTCTGTACAAAACGATCCGTCCGGGCTGGAAAACGTCTTCACTGCCGTCAACGAAGCGCTTCGAGTCTACGGACGGGAGCGCAAAAAGATGAACGCTGAAATGATGCTGATTCTTGTGACGGACGAACGCGGTGACGATTATCACCTGCTGGAAGACACCGTGCGCCGGTGTGCTCGCGAAGGTGTGAAATCGTACTGCGTCGGCAATGCATCGGTCTTCGGCCGTGAGAAGGGTTTTGTGCACTTCAAGTGGGAAGCCGATGGCGAGCAATTTGAAGGCGATCTGCCAGCCGACATGGGACCAGAAACTGTCGCGGCAGAAGGTCTGCAACTGCCGTTCTGGACAGCGAGTGCTCGCGGTCTGGAACGTATGTCCTCCGGCTACGGGCCGTACACGCTATCGCGACTGTGTGCGGAAACCGGCGGCGTGTTCTTTCTTGCGGAAGACGGCAATCGCAGGAAGTGGGATCCCACAATCATGCGGCAGTACACGCCCGACTATCGACCGCTGAAAGATTATCAGCAGCAGCTTTCCACCAATGCTGCCAAGGCTGCGTTGGTGAATGCGGCCAAGCAAACGCTGTTGGACGGCGACGACATTCCCGTTCCTCGATTGTGGTTCCAGGCCAACGACGACAACATTCTGCGTCGGCAGATCACGGAAGCTCAAAAGCCGCTGGCAACGATGGACTATTACGTTAAGGAGTTGCAAAAGATTCTGGAAGTCGGCGAGAAAGATCGCGACAAGCTGGATTCCGATCGTTGGCGAGCCAGCTACGACCTTGCCATGGGCCGTGTCCTGGCGATGCGAGTCCGAGCGTTTGGCTACAACGCGATGCTGGCTGAGATGAAGTCCAACCCAAAATCATTTGAGCAAGCGGGCAACAACCGATGGATTTTGCAGCCGGCAGAAGATGTTAATGCTGGAGCGACCGTTCGCAGGTTGCACAAAAAGGCGACCGAATACCTGACTCGGGTTATTAGCGAACATCCAGGCACGCCATGGGCGTTTCTGGCGTCAGTGGAACTTGGCGATCCGCTGGGGTGGGAATGGAAAGAAAGCAAGATGCAGATTGCTGCCAACGACATGAACGGCAACAATGCCAACCGCCCGCAGTTCAGTCCGGAAGAAGAACGGGAACGTCAGGACCGACGTCGTCGTGAAGAGAAGAAGCGAGCTTCGCAGCCGAAGCTGTAG